One window of Pieris rapae chromosome 14, ilPieRapa1.1, whole genome shotgun sequence genomic DNA carries:
- the LOC110997333 gene encoding collagen alpha-1(IV) chain-like, which produces MTSTNNMLRLSTICLLLAMALAQNGYEYNKPGKPFGQNTSIQPGYPSSGYPSSTPSYPSASQNEYPGTTPYPSGISTGGNYPGQGPSGPAGYPGQSDNNYSGQNYPGSTGPSGPSGYPGQPGYPGQNYPGQTARPTTPGFGPGSPGSVTGAPGFAPGSSNFGPGAGFGPIGSGFDSGAYEGGDYSAIPGEPDKDYPILSFVPKTSFRCDAQPYPGYYADVETRCQAFHVCANNITYDFLCPNGTIFSQEVFVCVWWNQFDCNLAQSLYELNANIYDYSIIGSQQQVSYPGSQGPSYPGNQGSQGSYPGNQSPQGSYPGNQTPQSSYPGNQNPQGSYPGSQVPSYPSSPIPQGPSYPGPSTPYPDNFGSQGPSSGYPSSPYPQGTTPSYPGIQGGSTYPGTRPNPRPGQQGSSSYPGSSNYPTTGPQNSPSSQNYPGSQSTPGYPGSQSNQGYPSGRPSGPSFPTGTTRPQGPNTAYPQPPNREYLPPRK; this is translated from the coding sequence TTCTACTGGCAATGGCATTAGCGCAGAACGGCTACGAATACAATAAACCAGGAAAGCCTTTTGGGCAGAATACATCTATCCAGCCAGGCTATCCCTCAAGTGGATACCCAAGTTCGACACCATCGTATCCAAGTGCATCTCAAAATGAGTACCCTGGCACTACACCTTATCCTTCAGGTATATCTACGGGAGGTAATTATCCAGGACAAGGACCATCAGGACCGGCAGGTTACCCGGGTCAGTCTGACAATAACTATTCCGGACAAAATTACCCAGGATCTACTGGACCTTCGGGACCTTCAGGATATCCCGGACAGCCTGGATACCCCGGTCAAAATTATCCAGGACAGACAGCTCGTCCAACTACACCCGGATTTGGACCAGGTTCCCCAGGTTCTGTGACAGGAGCCCCAGGATTTGCACCAGGAAGTTCAAACTTCGGTCCGGGTGCCGGATTTGGACCAATAGGATCAGGATTTGATTCGGGAGCATATGAGGGTGGCGATTATTCTGCTATCCCTGGAGAACCTGATAAAGATTACCCCATTTTGTCGTTCGTTCCCAAAACATCGTTTCGATGTGATGCTCAGCCTTATCCGGGCTATTATGCCGACGTTGAAACTCGTTGTCAAGCATTCCACGTGTGCGCTAATAACATAACTTATGACTTTCTTTGTCCGAATGGTACAATCTTTTCACAAGAAGTTTTCGTCTGTGTTTGGTGGAACCAATTTGACTGCAACTTAGCTCAAagtttatatgaattaaacgCAAACATATACGACTATTCCATCATTGGATCTCAGCAACAAGTTTCTTATCCTGGAAGTCAAGGCCCCTCATATCCAGGTAACCAAGGCTCACAAGGTTCTTATCCTGGTAACCAAAGCCCTCAGGGTTCTTATCCCGGTAATCAAACCCCTCAGAGTTCTTATCCCGGTAATCAAAACCCTCAGGGTTCTTATCCTGGTAGCCAAGTTCCATCATATCCAAGCAGCCCAATCCCTCAAGGCCCCTCTTACCCAGGACCTTCTACACCTTATCCGGATAATTTTGGAAGCCAAGGACCATCATCCGGATACCCGAGCAGCCCTTACCCACAAGGAACAACCCCGTCATACCCCGGAATTCAAGGTGGCTCAACATATCCCGGAACAAGACCCAACCCCAGGCCAGGCCAACAAGGATCTAGTTCATACCCAGGTAGCTCAAACTATCCTACAACAGGACCACAAAATTCTCCATCTTCACAAAATTACCCTGGATCGCAAAGTACTCCAGGATATCCAGGTTCACAATCGAACCAGGGTTATCCGTCGGGAAGACCTTCAGGACCCAGTTTCCCAACTGGTACAACCAGACCGCAAGGCCCAAACACGGCGTATCCTCAACCACCTAACCGAGAATACTTACCGCCAAGAAAATAA
- the LOC110997324 gene encoding uncharacterized protein LOC110997324, protein MKPVRSTRSVRSMRSTRSLRTSTAQSTTVPVKTELIDFENILPFACAKFNCPYVICVEKTQRNDDFYKALKQQEGVKRRISMALSTKRETATTPEPVQQDDIGSSIETATQPSSTSTINTVTVYSIYDTYNCLTEIRLERIKNVPRVMLKVMRYLVPYFKNLTRISIINSKINAAIIHEISNIVRVSTITQVHLDRTPVNEANYAIILDTSVIKSLSLTRCNINDDVCEIIASKLHMSTVGEKLSLLNLSSNHITDLGAKSLAAALRTNRCLRYLNIADNHITDDGAISILKVLMEFPLTDFEILNKKERYFTYLRNKQSLYLKYLERRSSAEISSKPSKRKKINARKEKESQQPSILNDDSMRAKLLAEQILGPFVDPFQADCIKRTDGHIYCIGNLALSHLNMSYNNLSYIMVKALKDVVTYQKGIRKVRTHNGLIKVLVDGNNLPIQCHEMNFISDLLGRKNLEFVRLSRGFSRGMP, encoded by the exons atgaaACCAGTTCGATCTACTAGATCCGTGCGTTCTATGAGGTCTACTCGTTCGCTACGCACATCTACTGCACAATCCACCACAGTACCCGTTAAGACTGAATTGATAGatttcgaaaatattttgCCATTTGCTTGCGCAAAATTCAACTGCCCCTACGTTATCTGCGTAGAGAAAACTCAGCGGAATG ATGATTTTTATAAGGCACTTAAACAGCAAGAAGGTGTAAAAAGACGTATTAGTATGGCATTAAGTACAAAACGTGAAACTGCTACAACACCAGAACCAGTTCAGCAAGATGATATCGGTAGCTCAATCGAAACAGCAACACAACCTTCGTCAACAAGCACCATTAATACAGTGACTGTATATTCTATATACGATACGTATAATTGCTTGACAGAAATACGTCTCGAGAGAATTAAGAATGTGCCGAGAGTTATGTTGAAAGTTATGAGATATTTAGTTCcctactttaaaaatttgacGAGAATCTCGATAATAAACTCTAAAATCAATGCTGCAATAATACACGAAATAAGTAACATTGTAAGAGTGTCAACTATAACGCAAGTTCACTTGGACAGAACACCAGTAAATGAAGCTAATTATGCAATCATTTTGGATACATCAGTCATTAAGTCACTTTCTTTGACTAGATGTAACATAAATGATGATGTATGTGAGATAATAGCATCAAAGCTGCATATGTCAACTGTTGGTGAGAAATTATCGCTTTTGAATCTATCTTCAAACCACATAACAGATTTAGGAGCAAAATCTCTTGCTGCTGCATTAAGGACGAATCGTTGCTTGCGGTATTTAAATATCGCCGATAACCACATAACTGATGATGGAGCTATTTCgattttaaaggttttaatgGAATTTCCTTTGactgattttgaaattttgaacaaaaaggaaaggtattttacatatttgagAAATAAACAATCACTGTACTTAAAGTATTTGGAACGACGATCATCAGCTGAAATCAGCAGCAAGCCATCTAAACGAAAAAAGATTAATGCAAGAAAAGAAAAGGAATCTCAACAACCATCAATATTGAATGATGATTCTATGAGAGCTAAGTTATTGGCGGAACAAATTTTAGGCCCATTCGTAGATCCATTCCAAGCTGATTGTATTAAACGCACGGATGGccatatatattgtatagggAATTTGGCACTCTCACATCTGAATATGTCATATAATAATCTCTCTTACATAATGGTTAAAGCTCTTAAAGATGTTGTAACATATCAAAAAGGTATCAGAAAAGTTAGAACGCATAATGGATTGATTAAAGTTCTTGTTGACGGAAACAATCTTCCGATTCAGTGTCATGAAATGAATTTTATCAGTGACTTACTTGGCCGAAAGAATTTGGAATTTGTTAGACTCAGTAGGGGCTTTTCTAGAGGTATGCCTTAA